GGCGAGCGAGCCGTCGGGATTCGTCGGCCACTGGTCCTTGGGCCGGTCCCAGTAGAGCTCGACGCCGTTGTCGTCGGGATCGCGGAGGTAGAGCGCCTCGCTGACCCCGTGGTCGCTGGCGCCGTCGAGCGGGATGCCCGCCGCGATCAGGCGGCGGAGCGCATCGGCGAGCGCGGCGCGCGTCGGGTAGAGGATGGCTGTGTGGTAGAGGCCGGTGGTGCCCTTGGCCGGCGGGCGACCGCCGCGGCTTTCCCACGTGTTGATGCCGAAATGGTGGTGGTAGCCGCCGGCCGAGAAGAACGCGGCCTGCGTGCCGTAGCGCGTCTGCAGCTCGAAGCCGAGGACGCCGACGTAGAAGGCGAGCGACCGCTCGATGTCGGCAACCTTGAGATGGACGTGGCCTATGCGGACGCCGGGGTCGATCGGCGCGGAAGCCGCGGAAATCGGCGGCTTTTCGGCGAGAATGGTGTCGGACATGGAACCCCCTGGGGAAACGGTTCGAGGGATATAGGCATCGCCGCGCCCGCTGCGTAGGGGGCGATTGCGTCATGGCTGACCGGCGCGAAGGGCAAGGCCCTCTCTAAGATACTTGACGTAGCCTATAAGCTATGTATATTAGCTTTTACGCCACGAACAAGGAAACAGCCATGAACGCCGTCGCCCCGACCGCCGCCCACCTGTCCCCCGCCGCGGACCGCTACCTCGACCGGCCCGAGGGGCGCGCCGCCTACACCGACGCCGGCAGCGGCCCGTTGGTGGTGATGATCCCGAGCCTCGGCGACGTGAAGGAGGAATATCGCTTCCTCGCCCGCCAGCTCGCCGCCGCCGGCTATCGCGCGGTCACTGCCGATCTCCGCGGCCTCGGCAACTCGTCGGCCGGCTGGTCCGACTACACATGCGCGGCGCTGGGCGGCGACATCGTCGCCCTAGTCCGCCATCTGAACGCCGGCCCCGCGACGGTCATCGGCACATCCATGGGCGCCGGCGCCGCAGCCTGGGCGGCGGCCGAGGCCCCGACCGACATCGCCAAACTCGTCCTCATCGGCCCGTTCGTCCGCGATGTGCCGCTCGGCCCGTGGTGGAAGGAAATGGCGATCAAGGCGATGCTCCGCGTCGCCTTTGCCGCGCCGTGGGCGGTGGCCGCCTGGGGCGCCTACTACCGCTCGCTCTACCCAACCGCCAAGCCTGCCGACTTCGATGCTTACCTCGCAGGGCTGAAGGCGAACCTCGCCGAGCCGGGCCGC
The sequence above is drawn from the Bauldia sp. genome and encodes:
- a CDS encoding VOC family protein, whose protein sequence is MSDTILAEKPPISAASAPIDPGVRIGHVHLKVADIERSLAFYVGVLGFELQTRYGTQAAFFSAGGYHHHFGINTWESRGGRPPAKGTTGLYHTAILYPTRAALADALRRLIAAGIPLDGASDHGVSEALYLRDPDDNGVELYWDRPKDQWPTNPDGSLAMKTEWLDLEDLLNEPPLA
- a CDS encoding alpha/beta hydrolase; translated protein: MNAVAPTAAHLSPAADRYLDRPEGRAAYTDAGSGPLVVMIPSLGDVKEEYRFLARQLAAAGYRAVTADLRGLGNSSAGWSDYTCAALGGDIVALVRHLNAGPATVIGTSMGAGAAAWAAAEAPTDIAKLVLIGPFVRDVPLGPWWKEMAIKAMLRVAFAAPWAVAAWGAYYRSLYPTAKPADFDAYLAGLKANLAEPGRMAATRAMMNASKADVAGRLADVRARALVVMGSKDPDFPDAAAEAATVAKLVRGRVAMIEGAGHYPHAEMPEVTAPAILDFLAAAA